The DNA sequence GGCCCATACCTATTGCCCTGTTTATATGGATGACGAGTTTGAGGCTATCCTGCAATACAGCAGCCATGTTACCTTTAACTCCCTTGGCCAGTATGAAAAATACAAAGACCGGGTAAAGGCTTTTCCCCAGCCTGTGTCCATGGGCCTGCGTATCAACCCCGAATATTCGGAAGTAGAAACCGACCTTTACAACCCTGCGGTACCTGGTTCAAGACTTGGCATCACCATTGACCAGCTTGGCGACACCCTTCCCGAAGGCATTGATGGCCTGCATTTTCACGTGTTGTGTGAGAACGACAGCTTTGTCCTCGAACGTACCCTTGAGAAGGTGGAAGAAAAATTCGCTCACCTGATCAGGCAGGCCAAATGGTTTAATATGGGAGGGGGCCACCACATTACGCGCAAGGACTACGATGTGAAGCACCTGGTTTGCCTGCTTACGGAATTCCGTGAGCGTTATCCCAATCTGGAAACCATTATCCTCGAGCCCGGGGAAGCCGTAGGATGGCAAACCGGTTACCTGGTGGCCTCGGTTTTGGATATCATTGAGAAGCCCGATATGCGCATTGCCATGCTGGATGTGAGCTTCTCGGCCCATATGCCCGACTGCCTCGAGATGCCCTATAAGCCCCACATTCTGGGTGCTACCGATGCCGTAGAAGGTCAAACCGTATATCGCCTTGGAGGTACTACCTGCCTGGCAGGCGACTATATGGGAATGGGTGATTACAGTTTTGGCAATGAATTAAAGGTGGGCGACAAAGTTGTTTTCGACGACATGATCCACTATACCATGGTGAAAACAACTTTTTTCAATGGAGTCAAACATCCGAACATTGGGATATGGCGCGGCAAGGGTGAGTTTGTTCTTTTACGCCAGTTTGGTTACGAAGATTACAAGGGCAAGCTTTCCTAAAGCAATAACCTAACGCAGGCCGCAAGCGGCGATAAGCTTTAAGGCCTCCCCGGGCGTTTCCTGTTTAAGAAGCGCCCGGATCTTTTTATGGATGGTCTTTGTCCTGGCCTCCGGTTCTTCTGGCAGGGAAATAAGGAACCCAGCCATCGCGCTTTGCTTAGCAAAAGCTTCCACTTCTTCCTGGCTAGGCCATTGAGTTTGCCCGGCCAGCAGGGCAAGATCCTGTCCACTGAGAATGGAACTTTTCCTGACCGACTCAGGCAGGGCATCGAACCCAAGCGCCAGTTCACTCCGGGGCTGAACCACCTCGAACAGGCTGGATGCATCCACCCGCGCATAGCTATAGCCTCCCAGCCTGCCAATAAGCTCCATCGCTTCCGGAATAATCTTCTGCTCGGGACCAATGATCCGTTCATCCAGATGAATCAAGACCGCTTCGGCGATGATCAGGTTGGCTGCCCCTGGATGGTCACCCAAGGCTTTGATCTCAAGAATTTTACACTCAAAGTGTACCGGACTTTCCTTCACCCGGTATGGTTTAACCCGCTCAGAAACCAGGGGGGTAAAGCCGGATTTCTCAAATTCGTTGACCCCCTGCTCATAATCCAGTCCTGCAAGGGCCATTTGACGGGCCATGCTGTAAGTGACCAGGTTGATCACCAGCTCTCCCGTCTCCCGGATATTCTGAAGGGTGTCCTTGGGTTTGCCATCGCGCACCCTGCTGTTGGCCGAGAAGATGAGCACGGGCGGGGTGCTGCTGAAAACGTTAAAGAAACTGTAGGGAGCCAGGTTAGGCCTGCCTTCCCGGTCAAGGGTGCTGACAAAGGCAATGGGACGGGGCCCTATCGTGCCAAGCACAAATTGCGAACGCTGCCGGGGGTCCAGTTTTGAAGGGTCGAAAGTTTTCATTAATCTCATGGGGCAAATAACAGATTAACCGGGAGCTCAGGCAACCGGCGGATGAATATTCAGACAATGGGAAAGAAACTTGCTTATTCTTCAGAGTACTTTACTCCAGGAGTTGTCTTTTTTTCGGCCATTGTTCTGCGCGTTTGCCTCAGGAAACTCCAGAACCATCCTGAGAAAAATCCCAGGATGAAAATTACCAGGAAAACAATGAATGACCGCCCTTCTACCTTGAGCCCAAAGATATTTATGTTTACAGGTTGCCAGTTCTGAACAATAAAAACAACCAGCAAAATGGCAATGATGACATAAAGGATCATCAACAATACATTCGTGGTTTTTTTCTTTTCCATGATTCTTTTGTTTTATTTGAGTCGGAAATATTTTTTCAAAAATGGTTCTTCAAGATTGTTTTCTCTATGCTAATCAGGAATAGACCTTATTTTTCCGTTTACCTGAGCAAATAGGCAATGGTTACTCCAAGGTAGTTGCCAATGGCGTAACCAATAATTCCGATGGTCATTCCTGAAACGATCACCTGCTTGTTGCCAATAGAACCAGCAATGACCGGCACAAAAGCAGGCGAACAGATAAAGGCCGTGGAGGTGATCATGGTGGTGTCGGCATCGACCTTGAATATTTTGCTCAACAGCACGTGCAAAAATAAGGATCCGAATACGGCCAGGGTCACGTAGGCGAACAGGCCTGGGGTGATACCGCCAAAGTTCCTGATATCTGCCATGGAAGATACCACCAAACTGAAGACCAGGATGAAGTACATGCCGGCATCAAAGGTTTTGTCAATGCGGTTAATCCCCGGAATTAAAGAGGCAATGATGCCCAGGGTGGTTATGGTCAGGATCACTACAGACATTTCCATGCTTTTGGGCAGAATCATGCTTAATCCTACGCCTGCTCCAAAGATCAGGATGGCCAAACCGATGGCTTTGAGCAGAGGAAGGAAATATTTTCGCTGGAAAACATGGAAAAAGGGCCTTTTTACCTTTTGCTCGGCGGCGACAAAGACTTCTGCAAAGGCCGGGAACTTGGGCAGAAACTTATGAAAAACCCGCTGACCGATAGAAATCAGGAATGCCAGGTAAAATACACCAACCACCAGGTCGTAGGTGTGTGTCAGGATGTAGATCTCAGGATCCACATCCAGGGCCAGTTTGATGGAAGCAAGGTTAGGCGTCCCGCCGGTATAGACCCCGATTAGCATTCCAGCCACTTTCCACAGGTCTTTGGTGCCGGTATGCTGGAAAATGTAAAATCCTGCAACAATGACCGTAACCACCGCTACCAGCCCAGTCAACAATGAAACCAGTGTTTTTCCAGCTACCTTTTTCCAATGATTGATGTTGGTTGAGAAAAGCATGAGCGGGATAGCCAGAAGTACCGTGATGGTCATAAGCATATCACGAAGCTTATATACCCTGAAAGCCATCACATCCCTTGCCGTTATTTCTCCACCCGCTTCCATTGCCTGCATCTCAGCAAGGGTAGTGCCAGGCTGGTTGAGCAGGATGTTGTTAACGACCTCGCCCGCACTTGGAATCAGACCGATATTACCCAGGATCAGCCCGACCAGGTAAGCGATGATGACCGATCCAATCCGGTCAGCAGTCCTGTAACGGTAAGTCAGGTAAAGGATCAGAACGGGGGTCAGAACATAAAACAACGCCAGTAAAATCATCTCCATAGTGGTTCGCTTTTGGTTTACCTGTTGAAAACAATTGTATAAAGTTAAATTTTTTTAACAAATGCGGTATTTCCCCTGAGGGCCTCCATTAAAATTATTAATATTCGATGCCCAAGGCCCTGTAATTATTAGTAATTTTGAAGTCTCACAACATTTTTTTCCAACTCAAATCATCCAACCAATGAAACAGTTCTCTTTATTGTTACTTTCGGCGATCCTGGCTTTCGGGGCCCTGACCGGATGCGCGCCAAAAACCGATGAATACTCTGAAACGATGAAAGCGAAGCTTGAACAGTTTAAAGAAGTGACCCTTACCACAGATCTGTCGTGGTTAAGTGAAAATGAACGTGAAATGATCAGCATCCTGATCGATGCTGCCGACCTGATGGACGAGGTGTTCTGGCTTCAGGCCTATGGCGACAAGGAAACGCTGATGGAACAGCTCGATAACGAATTTGCCCGCCAATATGCCGCCATCCATTACGGTCCTTGGGACCGCCTCGATGGCATGGCCCCCTTTGTTCCCGAAGTGGGAGAGAAGCCCGAGGGAGCCAATTTCTATCCCCTCGACATGACCAAGGAAGAGTTTGAAGCCTGGGAAGATCCTGATAAAACCAGTCTTTACACGGTGATACGCCGCGATGAAGCCGGCAACCTGGTGAGTGTGCCTTATTCACAGGCCTATGCCGAACAGCATCAAAAGGCTGCTGAGTTGTTGCGTCAAGCCGCTGAACTGGCCGAAGACGAAGGCCTTAAGACCTACCTGCTGGCCCGCGCCGAGGCTCTCCTCAACGACGACTACCAGCCCAGCGATTTTGCCTGGATGGCCATGAAAGAAAGCAATATTGACTTTGTGGTTGGCCCCATCGAAAACTATGAAGACCGCCTCTTTGGTTATAAAGCAGCCAATGAAGCCTTTGTGCTGGTCAAAGACCCCGAATGGAGCGCCCGTCTGGTGAAGTTTAATGCGATGCTTCCCGATCTGCAGGCCGGCTTGCCCGTTCCTGCACAATACAAGGCTGAAACCCCTGGTACGGATGCCGATATGAATGTTTATTATGCCCTGTATTATGCGGGCGACTGCAATGCAGGCAGCAAAACCATTGCCATCAACCTGCCCAATGACCCTGAGATCCACGTCAGTGTAGGTACGCGTAAGTTGCAGCTCAAGAATTCCATGCAGGCAAAATTCGAAAATATCCTGGTGCCGATTGCCAATATGCTTATTGATGAGAGCCAGCGCCACCACATCAAATTTGATGCCTTCTTTGAGAACACCACCTTCCACGAGGTTTCGCACGGAATGGGCGTTAAAAATACCATCAATGGTCAGGGGCCCATGCGTGAAGCCCTGCGCGAATATTACAGCCCCATCGAAGAAGCCAAAGCCGACATCATGGGTTTGTACCTGGTTACAAAACTCTATGAAATGGGTGAGATTACCAGCGGTGAGGTGATGGACAACTATGTAACCTTCTTTGCCGGGATCTTCCGTAGCAGCCGTTTTGGTGCCAGCAGCGCCCACGGACGCGCCAACATGTTAACGATGAAGTATTTCGCTGACCGCAACGCTTTTGTTTATCAGGAAAACGGTACTTACCTGGTGAATTTTGAAGCCATGCGTGATGCCGTATTTGCGCTGGTAGCCGACATCCTGATGGTTCAGGGCGATGGCAACTACGCCGAAGCCAAAAGCTGGGTGGACAGTGATGGTGTGATGACGGATCAGCTCCGCAAGGACCTTGAAAAAGTCAATGCTGCCGGAATCCCTGTTGATATTGTTTTCAAACAAGGTAAAGAAGTTCTTGGCCTGAATTAAAGGTGAGATTCATCTTATTGATGCCGGCTTTCCTGAGCGTTCCATAAGGACTTTCAGGGAAGCCGGTTACTTTTACCCTTTCAGGGAAGGACCAATTTCTTATTCCAACCATAGTTTAACCGGTGTTTAACCGTTTTTAAACGGTTAAACACCGGTTAAAATATGAGCCTGTTATCTCTTTTCACCGGGGTTAATCTTTGGCAGATTGAAATGATCTTGGGATTTTTTTGATTCATTGTTGGGGAATGGCCCGGTTTTTGAAAAAAGAATATTCAAAAAACATTATTTTTACACCCCATCAGGCATCGCCCTTTCCAGACAGTAAGGATACCTGACATTTTTTTCATTTATTAATTTGCAGCTATGAGAATATTGAAATCGATTTTTACCCTGTTGATGGTTTTTGCCCTTCAGGGTGCTTTTGGACAACAAGCCTTTGATTTTTCTGATGAGGGGGTGCTTGAGCGCCTGAAGAAGGATATTAACACCCTTGCCGACGAGCGTATGGAGGGCCGTGAGGCCGGAACACCCGGTGAACGGATGGCCGCTGAGTACATTGCCATGCGCATGAGGGAAGCGGGCCTGAAACCTATGATCAATGGCTCGTTTTTTCAGGAGGTACCTTTCCCGGGTGATTTTATCGAAGGCCCTGATAATTACCTGGTCATTGAAGGGGTTACTTTTACTTTCAATGAAGACTTTTTTGCCCTGCCCAATACTGGCAATGCCGCAGTGAATGCTCCGGCTGTGTACGCCAGTTTTGGCCTTGAAGGGGTGGAAGGAATTGACAATTATAAAGACCTTGGCAGCATCGAAGGGCGCGTGGTGGTGCTGGAGTATTATTCCCCTGAAGGGTTGAATGAAAAACTGGGCATTTCTGCACGCGAGGCATTGGCACAAAAGCTTGAACTCGCAGTAAAGAAAGGTGCCGCAGGCATCATTCTGGTGAATACCCTTTCGTGGCAATCAGATCCGCGCATCAGCCTCCGGATGGATGTGCCGCGCGAAGCCATCCCGGTGGTGTATGGCAGTGAACGGGTAAAGGACGCCATTCTGGCAGCTGCAGGGGTGGAAGTGCTTTTGTCGACAGAACTGGAGCGAGAGATGCATACCGGCTACAATGTGGCAGGTTATTGGGACAATGGCGCTCCCACCACAGTGGTTATTGGCGGGCATTTCGACCACCTGGGCTATGGCGGATCGGGCTCGCGCAGTCCGGGGGAACATGTCATTCACCCCGGTGCCGACGACAATGCCAGCGGAACAGCGGGGATGCTGGAAGCAGCCCGTTACCTGGTGCAATCAGACCTGAAAAAGCATAACTATGTTTTCATTGCCTTTACGGCTGAGGAGAAAGGCCTGATCGGCAGCCGCTATTTTGCCGAGAGTGATGCCTATGATATGAGCAAGGTAAACTATATGCTGAATTTTGATATGCTGGGCCGCCTGACCGATTACAACCTGTCGCTGATCGGCACCGGCACCACGCCCAGCTGGGAAACTGTCATCGACCGGGTAGCTCCCGAACATTTTAACATCCGCAAAAGCCCCGGCGGTCTGGGTGGATCCGACCATACTGCATTTTACCTGAAAGACATCCCTGTATTGTTTTTCTTTACGGGCATCCACGACGATTACCACAGGCCTGGTGATACGCCCGAAAAGGTGAACTACCAGGGCACCCTGGAGATCATGAAGTTTACCTACGATCTGATGCGAGTGTTGGAAGAAGAAGAGCGGCTGGCATTTACCCCCACCCAGTCGAACGACACGCGTCGTCGCCGCACAGAAGGTGTTACCCTTGGGCTGATGCCAGATCATGTATATTCAGGGGAAGGGCTTAAGATACAGGCCGTGATTGATGACCGCCCGGCGCAAAAGGCCGGAATAGCCAACGGAGATGTGGTCATTCGTATCGATGAGGAGGAGATCCGGGAGATCCAGACCTATATGCGCGCCCTGGGTAACCTGAAAGCCGGAAGTAAGGCAATGATTACCGTGAAGAGGGGAGAAGAAGAAATGACCTTCGAGGTTCAGCTGTAACCTTCCTTTAAAAAAAATAACAGGCAAGCCCGCCGGTGTTCCGGAATGGCTTGCCTGTTGGTTTTTTGGCATAGGGCTATATGAACTCCATATTGCTCCTGCGGGTAATCTTTTCGCAGAAGTGGCATTTCAGCCTCAGGTCTTCCTTTTCGACCACGGTAAAGCGCCTGGTCACCTGTTCGTGATTGGTGACGCAATTGGGGTTGAAGCATTTGACAATGCCGGTGACCTGGGCAGGGATTTCCACGACCTTCTTGCTGCTCACCCGGAAGTCCCTGATCTCAATGATGGAAGCGTGAGGGGCCACCAGGGCGATCTTGTTGAGTTCTTCTGGCAAAAAGAATTTATTGCTAACCTTGATAAGGCCTTTGGTGCCGTATTTCTTGCTTTCGAGATTGGTGGCAAAAAGCACCATGCTGTCGAAACTGTCGAGTTTCAGCATGCGAATAACCTGGAATACAGCATTGGAGGGGATATGGTCAATGACTGTGCCGTTTTCGATGGCTGATACCTTTAATTCCTTAATTTTCTCACTCATTGTATATGGGGTTGTTGATGGTTATGTGAATGAATTAGCGTAAGCCCAGGATGAGGGCCATCAGGGCCTGACGCACGAAAACACCATTCAGGGCTTGTTCGAAATAATAGGCTTTGGGGCTGGGGTCGACATTGATGTCGATTTCATTGACCCTTGGCAGGGGATGAAGCACCCTGAAGTTCTCCTTGGTGTCGACAATCATGTCGTTGTGGAGGTTATAGGAATTTTTTATCCGTTCGTATTCGAGGGGGTCGCTGAACCGTTCGCGCTGAATACGGGTCATGTACAAAATGTCAGCCTTTGGGATGACCTCTTCCATATCCGTGTATTGGTAATAGGTGAGGTTTTTCTCCTTGATGTGCATTTTCACTGAGCTGGGCAGCTTCAGTTCGATGGGTGAAACAAGGTGGAATGTGGTATTGAAGTTGCAGAGGGCGATAACCAGTGAGTGTACGGTCCGGCCATATTTCAGATCGCCCACAAAAGCGACGTTCAGGTTGTCGAGCGATCCTTGGGTTTTCAGGATGCTGTAAAGGTCGAGCAGGGTTTGTGTGGGGTGCTGGTTTGCGCCATCGCCTGCGTTGATGATGGGCACGGGGCTGATTTCGGAAGCAAAGCGGGCGCTGCCTTCAATGGGGTTTCGCATGACGATAAGGTCGGAATAATTGGCGATGGTGAGGATGGTGTCGCGCAGCGATTCTCCTTTTTTGACGCTGGTACTTCCTGCTTCAGAGAATCCGATCACCTTTCCGCCGAGCCGGTTAACGGCGCTTTCGAAACTCAGGCGGGTGCGGGTGGAGGGCTCAAAAAACAAAGAGGCTACCACATAGTCCTGGAGGATGGTCTGCACGGGGTTCTTTTCAAACTCGCGGGCCACTTCCAGTACGCGCAGTTGTTCTTCCTTGCTGAAATCGTTGATGGAAACGAGGCTTTTGTTCTTCATTGTTTTCCGGGTTAGAATTTGGTTTCAGGACAACTATAAAAATAAGCAAAAAAAAAGGGGCGTCAGCCCCTTTTGAAATTATTTACAATCGCAATCAGCCTTGATTAGCTGCTTGTTCTTGAGGAAATCACAGATGAGCCCGCCGAAGGTGGGAGCGCCAATCTCCTGGAGGGAATATTCCACTTTCACGGTGGGTTTATTGATTTTCACGATGCGATTGAGGTCGATGGGGGTGGCAATGACCACGGCATCGCAATCGGTGTTGTTGATGGTTTTTTCCAAGTCGGCCACCTGCTGGTCACCATAGCCCATTGCAGGCAGGAGGGTACCGATGGTGGGGTAGATCTTGAAGGTCTCGGCCAGCTTGCCAACGACGAATGGCCTGGGATCAACCAGTTCTTTGGCGCCGTATTTGTTGGCAGCCACGGTTCCAGCACCAATCTTCATATGGCCAT is a window from the Bacteroides sp. genome containing:
- the nspC gene encoding carboxynorspermidine decarboxylase, with product MSIDFNRIPSPCYVLDETLLRINLEILKLVQEEAGVEIICALKGYSMWSTFPLVGEYLSGATASSLHEARLIFEEMGVKAHTYCPVYMDDEFEAILQYSSHVTFNSLGQYEKYKDRVKAFPQPVSMGLRINPEYSEVETDLYNPAVPGSRLGITIDQLGDTLPEGIDGLHFHVLCENDSFVLERTLEKVEEKFAHLIRQAKWFNMGGGHHITRKDYDVKHLVCLLTEFRERYPNLETIILEPGEAVGWQTGYLVASVLDIIEKPDMRIAMLDVSFSAHMPDCLEMPYKPHILGATDAVEGQTVYRLGGTTCLAGDYMGMGDYSFGNELKVGDKVVFDDMIHYTMVKTTFFNGVKHPNIGIWRGKGEFVLLRQFGYEDYKGKLS
- a CDS encoding flavin reductase family protein; the encoded protein is MRLMKTFDPSKLDPRQRSQFVLGTIGPRPIAFVSTLDREGRPNLAPYSFFNVFSSTPPVLIFSANSRVRDGKPKDTLQNIRETGELVINLVTYSMARQMALAGLDYEQGVNEFEKSGFTPLVSERVKPYRVKESPVHFECKILEIKALGDHPGAANLIIAEAVLIHLDERIIGPEQKIIPEAMELIGRLGGYSYARVDASSLFEVVQPRSELALGFDALPESVRKSSILSGQDLALLAGQTQWPSQEEVEAFAKQSAMAGFLISLPEEPEARTKTIHKKIRALLKQETPGEALKLIAACGLR
- a CDS encoding LapA family protein; its protein translation is MEKKKTTNVLLMILYVIIAILLVVFIVQNWQPVNINIFGLKVEGRSFIVFLVIFILGFFSGWFWSFLRQTRRTMAEKKTTPGVKYSEE
- a CDS encoding DUF819 family protein; the protein is MEMILLALFYVLTPVLILYLTYRYRTADRIGSVIIAYLVGLILGNIGLIPSAGEVVNNILLNQPGTTLAEMQAMEAGGEITARDVMAFRVYKLRDMLMTITVLLAIPLMLFSTNINHWKKVAGKTLVSLLTGLVAVVTVIVAGFYIFQHTGTKDLWKVAGMLIGVYTGGTPNLASIKLALDVDPEIYILTHTYDLVVGVFYLAFLISIGQRVFHKFLPKFPAFAEVFVAAEQKVKRPFFHVFQRKYFLPLLKAIGLAILIFGAGVGLSMILPKSMEMSVVILTITTLGIIASLIPGINRIDKTFDAGMYFILVFSLVVSSMADIRNFGGITPGLFAYVTLAVFGSLFLHVLLSKIFKVDADTTMITSTAFICSPAFVPVIAGSIGNKQVIVSGMTIGIIGYAIGNYLGVTIAYLLR
- a CDS encoding Zn-dependent hydrolase, with the protein product MKQFSLLLLSAILAFGALTGCAPKTDEYSETMKAKLEQFKEVTLTTDLSWLSENEREMISILIDAADLMDEVFWLQAYGDKETLMEQLDNEFARQYAAIHYGPWDRLDGMAPFVPEVGEKPEGANFYPLDMTKEEFEAWEDPDKTSLYTVIRRDEAGNLVSVPYSQAYAEQHQKAAELLRQAAELAEDEGLKTYLLARAEALLNDDYQPSDFAWMAMKESNIDFVVGPIENYEDRLFGYKAANEAFVLVKDPEWSARLVKFNAMLPDLQAGLPVPAQYKAETPGTDADMNVYYALYYAGDCNAGSKTIAINLPNDPEIHVSVGTRKLQLKNSMQAKFENILVPIANMLIDESQRHHIKFDAFFENTTFHEVSHGMGVKNTINGQGPMREALREYYSPIEEAKADIMGLYLVTKLYEMGEITSGEVMDNYVTFFAGIFRSSRFGASSAHGRANMLTMKYFADRNAFVYQENGTYLVNFEAMRDAVFALVADILMVQGDGNYAEAKSWVDSDGVMTDQLRKDLEKVNAAGIPVDIVFKQGKEVLGLN
- a CDS encoding M20/M25/M40 family metallo-hydrolase; this translates as MRILKSIFTLLMVFALQGAFGQQAFDFSDEGVLERLKKDINTLADERMEGREAGTPGERMAAEYIAMRMREAGLKPMINGSFFQEVPFPGDFIEGPDNYLVIEGVTFTFNEDFFALPNTGNAAVNAPAVYASFGLEGVEGIDNYKDLGSIEGRVVVLEYYSPEGLNEKLGISAREALAQKLELAVKKGAAGIILVNTLSWQSDPRISLRMDVPREAIPVVYGSERVKDAILAAAGVEVLLSTELEREMHTGYNVAGYWDNGAPTTVVIGGHFDHLGYGGSGSRSPGEHVIHPGADDNASGTAGMLEAARYLVQSDLKKHNYVFIAFTAEEKGLIGSRYFAESDAYDMSKVNYMLNFDMLGRLTDYNLSLIGTGTTPSWETVIDRVAPEHFNIRKSPGGLGGSDHTAFYLKDIPVLFFFTGIHDDYHRPGDTPEKVNYQGTLEIMKFTYDLMRVLEEEERLAFTPTQSNDTRRRRTEGVTLGLMPDHVYSGEGLKIQAVIDDRPAQKAGIANGDVVIRIDEEEIREIQTYMRALGNLKAGSKAMITVKRGEEEMTFEVQL
- the pyrI gene encoding aspartate carbamoyltransferase regulatory subunit is translated as MSEKIKELKVSAIENGTVIDHIPSNAVFQVIRMLKLDSFDSMVLFATNLESKKYGTKGLIKVSNKFFLPEELNKIALVAPHASIIEIRDFRVSSKKVVEIPAQVTGIVKCFNPNCVTNHEQVTRRFTVVEKEDLRLKCHFCEKITRRSNMEFI
- the pyrB gene encoding aspartate carbamoyltransferase; this encodes MKNKSLVSINDFSKEEQLRVLEVAREFEKNPVQTILQDYVVASLFFEPSTRTRLSFESAVNRLGGKVIGFSEAGSTSVKKGESLRDTILTIANYSDLIVMRNPIEGSARFASEISPVPIINAGDGANQHPTQTLLDLYSILKTQGSLDNLNVAFVGDLKYGRTVHSLVIALCNFNTTFHLVSPIELKLPSSVKMHIKEKNLTYYQYTDMEEVIPKADILYMTRIQRERFSDPLEYERIKNSYNLHNDMIVDTKENFRVLHPLPRVNEIDINVDPSPKAYYFEQALNGVFVRQALMALILGLR